Proteins found in one Haemorhous mexicanus isolate bHaeMex1 chromosome 23, bHaeMex1.pri, whole genome shotgun sequence genomic segment:
- the CAMK2N1 gene encoding calcium/calmodulin-dependent protein kinase II inhibitor 1 has translation MSEGPPYGEGQLAGDAAVGQLPFPVRLRGGDGLLAGGQGKRPPKLGQIGRSKRVVIEDDRIDDVLQNLSEKAPPGV, from the exons atGTCGGAGGGGCCGCCCTACGGCGAGGGGCAGCTGGCGGGGGACGCGGCCGTGGGGCAGCTGCCCTTCCCCGTTCGCCTCCGCGGCGGCGACGGGCTCCTAGCCGGCGGGCAGGGCAAGCGGCCGCCCAAGCTGGGACAGATCGGTCGCAGCAAGAGAG TGGTTATTGAAGATGATAGAATTGATGATGTGCTGCAAAACCTCTCCGAAAAGGCCCCTCCCGGTGTTTAA